TAAAATCTGCTTCATATCCTCACTTCCTTTGCTTTTTGCAGATAGTATAACAGGCAAATGTCCGCGAAATGTTACAGCGGACGGATTTCTTCAAAAAAATTTCCATCTATATTATAAGTTGATCCAGTTAGTGATACAAGGATGGTATTCAAGTCTTTATTAAAAATCGGCATAATCAAACCTATCAACCGGTATAATAAGGTTATTCCTTTGTGCAAATCGGCACGATAGAATATACTTGAGGTGGATGATTATGCCGATTGATGATTTGACTGCTTTTGGGCAAAAAATGCGAGAAGCCCGAAAGAAAAAAGACCTGACACAGCAGGAACTTGCGGATCTGAGCCATGTTTCTGTAAAGCAAATCGCCAATATCGAAAAGGGGAAAATGAATCCTTCTTATTTGATTTTAAGAGCATTGGCAAAGGTCCTGCACATCTCTTTAGATACGCTTATAAATCCAGATATTTCTCTGGAAGATGAAGGTGTCAATCAGATGAAAATGCTTTATTCCAGCTGTCCGCCAGAAATGCGTGGCACCCTGTTACATCACACCCAGGAAACGGTGAAAGAACTGACAGAGTTGTCCGAAAAATTTGAAATGAATTGAGCCAGTGAGTGAAATTTAACGATTCTCTCACTGGTTCTTTTCAATTCCTGAGAAAAGAGGCAAGCAATGCCTGTGTTAATACACACAGACCCGCAGAGAAGAAAATCCATCCGTGATTTTCCTCTCCGCTTGCTTGTTGAGGGCAGCGCCCCCAAGCCCCTTTGAACACAGAATTTCATTCTGTGGCTGCGCGTTCTGCGAACGCTTTTGACCAGGACCAGCTTACCGCTGGCCGTGGTCTTTTTCTTTTTCAACATCCTGTTCTACCTCCATTTTCAGCACTCGATCTACATTTGCCTTTGCCGTTAAAAGCTCCCGCATTTCCTCACGGGAGCGCCGATACTCGGAATAAGTCTTTTTCTTTTCTTCCAGCAATTTTGCGTACTCTGTCTGTAACTCTTTGACCTTTGGCAGCTTCTTGACGCCCATCTCATCAAAGGCATTCTTAGCAGCCTGGTGGAGCAGAATTTCTTCCTCATGTTCCCCCCGGAATTTCTTAGAGTAACCCGCCTTGCGGTATGCCACATAGACCTCACGGGTTTTAGCATAGTTTACGATGTGAGTACGCAGAACAGCAATCTCTGCCATGCGCTTTTCAGCCGCTTTAATCTGCGCCGAAAGTTCATTGTGATGTGCCGTGGCAGCCGCAGCCTTTTCTTCCAAAACCGCATACTCCAGCAGGTTATTCTCTGACAGGTAATTCATGGTCTGCGCCATTTGCTTCAGATTGAAAACTTTAGCCCATCGCGTATAGCCAGCACCTTTTCCAGCCTGCAATTTTGCCTGAATGTCCACCAGCAGATTGATCTTTGGCGGCTCTGCCCGTGTGACTGTTTTCTTTCGCGGGGTATGTGCTTTCTTCCCTAAGAGAACTGCCCGCAAATCTTCCAATCCATATCCTTCGCCCAGACTGTCCATGCGGGCGGCTTTCTCCCAACCAGAGAGCTTCAGTCGATACGATTTTCCGCGCTTTGAGACTTCACAACCATACTCTTGCAACAGTTTCAGCAGTTCTTCAAAGTCAGCAGGACTTTGTGATAATGCGTTGTCAATCGCCACACGAAGCAACTCCCGGTGAGAGGGTTTTGCCTGATCTCCCAGCCATTTGTTATAGCTCTTTCCATGAGGGTTCGGATTCTCTACAATGGACAGTCCGTTTTCAATGCAGATGGTATCACTTAACCTGCGAACCGCCTTGGTACTGCCCCAAAAGTTTCGGAATTTTCGGTCATATTCTAAGCTGACCGATGACCAGATAATGTGATTATGAATGTGCGACTTGTCTATGTGAGTGCAGACCACAAAGGCATGATTGCCCTTGGTAAACCGCTTGGCAAATTCTACACCCAGACGGTTGGCTTCTTCCGGCGTGATTTCACCGGGTTTGAATGACTGGCGCACATGGTAAGCGATCACATCGTCCGCCCCGCGCACCCGCCCGGTGGCGGCGATATACTGCCGCTTCGCCAGAAGGAACTCTGCATCCGCAGTTCGGCTGTCACACGCATAGCCGGTAATGAGCTTGCCGTTATCTGTTTTCTGTGGATTTGCTACATAGTCGATGATGTCACTGATCGCCCGACTCTCTGTGCGGCCTTTGCCGACATGAAGCGGCATGATTCTTGTAGTTGCCATAAAAAACCCTCCTCTCAAAATATTTTCTCTGAACTCTTTGTGCCTATCGTTGAAATAAACTCTCCTTATGGGTATAATATAAAGAAACTACCAATACCTCAAAGGAGGGATTTTATGATAGAACAGCTCATTGCCGAAGCAACGGAATGTGATTTCAAGGTTGCTCTCGAAATAAAAAAGCCAAAAAGCTGGTTAAAAAGTGTCAGTGCCTTTTCCAATGGAATTGGCGGCACTCTGTTTTTCGGAGTCTCCGATGACCGGGAGCCTATCGGCTTGTCCGATGTTCAAAAGGATGCTGAAGCGATCAGCCGCTTAATCAAAGAACGTATCACACCATTACCGCAATTTATCTTAAAGCCATTGCAGGAAGATGGTAAAAACCTGTTGGCTCTGGAGGTTTCTCCTGGCCGCAGCACCCCATACTATTACAAGGCAGACGGAGTAATGGAAGCATACATCCGTGTTGGAAATGAAAGCGTAATTGCACCGGATTACATTGTGAATGAACTGATCTTAAAGGGAACCAATCAGTCCTTTGATACCCTAACAACAGATGCGGTAAAAAAGGATTACAGCTTTACACTTCTGGAAGCAACCTATCTGGAACGGACTGGACTCCGCTTTGAGCCATCCGATTATGTCTCCTTCGGTTTGGCTGACAAAAATGGGTTCTTGACCAATGCCGGAAAGCTCATGACCGATCAGCACACAGTTTATAACTCCCGTATGTTCTGTACCCGGTGGAATGGCTTGGAAAAAGGCTCTATCTTTGATGATGCGCTGGACGATAAAGAATACGAAGGGAATCTGATTTATCTACTGAAAAGCGGCAGTGAATTTATTCGCAATAATTCCAAAGTCCGTTTTGTCAAAGAGGCACAGTATCGTGTAGACAAGCCGGATTATGCTGAACGAGCTGTGACAGAGGCTCTTGTCAATGCGCTTATCCATCGTGATTATATTGTGCTTGGCAGCGAAATCCATATTGATATGTTTGATGATCGGGTGGAAATCACATCTCCTGGCGGTATGTTTGGCGGCGGCTCAATTCAGGAATACGATATTTACAGTATCCGTTCCATGCGGCGAAACCCTGTGATTGCTGACCTGTTCCACCGCATGAAGTACATGGAACGCCGTGGAAGTGGCCTACGCAAAATCGTCAGTGAAACCGAAAAGCTACCTGGATATACAGCGGCATATAAGCCTGAATTTTCCTCAACAGCAACAGATTTCAGGGTCATCTTGAAAAATGTAAACTACAACTTAGAGGATGACACCCACCAAGTTATCCACCAAGTTACCCACCAAGATATTGAACTATCAACGGTGTCCAAACAGATTTTGGCTTTTTGCACAACACCAAAATCCAAGAAAGAGCTTGCAGTATTTTGCGGCTTCAAAGATTTAAGAAACTTCACTTTGAAGCATATCAATCCGCTTTTAGAATCCGGGCAATTAGAAATGACTATTCCCGATAAACCTAAAAGTCGCAATCAAAAATATATTACAGTTCGTTCCGAATAAACAGAGAAGCAGGGCAGTGGGTCTCATCTCCCATTGTCCTGCTTCTTTTCATTCCAAATTATATTCACATCATTTACCCATACACCCAATCCTGGATCGCAAATTTCAAACTCTGCACCTTGCTCAGCAGCCAGATCGCAGCCAGCGGCAGCCCCATCGGGCTAATCAAAAATGCCATAACCAGCAAAATCACACCATTCTGCGGGGAATAAGTAATCAGCACAGCCACGCCAAGCAGAGCAATTACCGTGCTTAGTAGACCAAGCACCAGACCGGATATGTAGATCAGCCCCGTGCAGAGCCAGACAAAAAGCGTCAACACCAAAATGACCGGTGCAGTTACGATCATCAGCAGACATTTCAAAATCTTCATTTCTGTTCCTCCTTCCAACGCTCCATATACTGTTTGCATAGGGCATCCGCTTCTCTCTCATCATCTTCCGTCACTTCCCGTTTTCCTTTGGTCAGTTCAATCTCCAGATAAGTCCGGTAATCATCGGCTAAGAGGTTGAACAGTTCCTTGGGAGTATGGCACACCTCGCCAGAGCAATAGTGAAAATCTTGGTCAAATTCAACTCTTACACATCCATGGCGGCTGATATAAACTTCTATGGTCTCGTCTGCGGTTAGGTAATCCGCAAAAATCTCCAGCACCTTTTCAAAGGTCAGCATCTGTTTTCACTCCTTTGCTATGCTTCTTATTCTACTCATATTATCCGGTACGGACAGGCAAAAGACAAGGATACAGACAAAAAGAAAAAGCGGAGGAAGGTGCGGCGAAGAAACGCCGTTCCCCCCTCCGCAAATGGAGTATCTATCCCCGTTATGAAAGTTTGGAGAGTTGGGTAAGGATTTCCTTCACACCCTCCCACAGTTGTTCCTGCCGCTGGGATATATCCTCCAAGTCAGCATCATAAACCCGCCCTGTCTCATGCACTTTGCGGGTCAGCTGATTCAAGTTGTTGCTGCTTCGGCGCATCAGGGAAACCAACTCCTTCAGCTCCGGCAGATCCAGTTTGACCACATAACCATCCAGCGCCATTTTCCGCAGATAAGCGCTCAAATTCTCTGTCCCGTATTGCTGCATCTTTTGATGGATCAGTTCCAGTTCTTCTGCGGACACCCAAAACAAAACCGGCACATCCCGCTTGCGCTTTGCCATGGTTATCGCTCCGGCTCCCGTTTTTTCGGGGCAGCAGACTTATGGGCGGGCAACTCCTGTTTGAGCTTTTGCAGGACAGAACTTTTCTGCTGTTCTTGAGCGACTTTTCGGAACTGTCTGGTGAACAGGTCGGTCAAACCGGGATTGACCTGATCTACCACCAGATAGGCACAGTGGCGGGAAGCGCCGCTGTCCTCCAGCGTAGGAATGTTTTTTGCCCATGCTTTATTGTCCTGAGAGATACGCCCGTCATAGTTCTTGCGCTGGATGGTGTTGGCAAGAATAAACTGTACCCGTTCCGTCCCGAACTTTTCCAGCACATCTTTGACCGCCGCCTCCGTATCCAGCCGATTCTCTGCATAGTGGGCGCTGATGGTCTGCTCAATGGCTTCTTTGCAGGCGCTGTTCGCCTGATATGAGAGGTTGTACTGTGCCATTTCCCCATGCTCGGACGCATAGGCAGCAGAATGTGGATAGACCGGTGTTGTTCGCAGTTCCTCTTTGGCTCTGCACACATCGTCGGCACGGCTTTCAATGCTGTCCCGGATCACATCCATATAGCCGGTCTCCAGCTTTTCAAAATAGCGGTACACATCCGCCAGCGGAGAGGGAGATTCCAAAAGTGCCTGAGCCTGGGTGTCGGTCAACTCCAGTTCCTCCATTGCCATCACGATGTCCTCGCGGATGGTGTACTCATAGGCATGGTTTAAGACTTCTTCCGGGGGCTGGCTTTTCAGCCAGTCCCGGAACTTGTCCTGTTCGGCAGCCATCTTTTCATAAAGGGCTGTATTCAGATCGTTAGTATTCATGTTATCGCACCTCCTCATGCTGTTTTGGTTTCTTGTCTGTACTACGGGGTTGCACCGGGCGTTTTAGGGTATCCAGCACCGAAGGCCGTGTGCTTTTGGCAACAACAGACTCGGTGTGTGCCTGCCCCTTTCCGTCGATGTTGAGCAGGGTATCCAACTCCACCAGACGGGCGTTTTTGCTTCTCAGTTCTTCTTCATAAAGGAATGGCTTTCCGACTTCCTCCTTTGCGGCAGCCTGCTGCTGATAGAGGTTATCCAGCTGGGCCTTTGCCGCCTCCAGACGCTGGGGCATCTGGGCGAGGGCATTGTCGATACGGGTAAGATTTCCGCGAGGGTCTGTACCAAGGGTTGCCCGGTGGGTCATCTGTCCTTTCAGCAGGAGCGTATATTCCTGTTTCCAGGCGGAAAATTCCACGGACATGGCATAACCCCGGTAGCTGCCGATCTGCACCGGATCGGAGGTTTTGACCTCCTTGCAGGCATCCAAAAGAGCTGCACCAGCGTTCTCCTTATCGGTCAGCAGGTCTCCACGAATCTCCATACCGGCAAAGCCGTCCTCCGGGTGCGGGTGAGCTGCCAAAACCTCCAGATCGGATTCAAAGCCCTTGATAAAACCTTTGTGCTTTTCAATCTCCTCCGGGAAGTATTTGAGCAGCTGGTCCTCCAGACGATATTGCTTGCTCTGGTGGTCGGCTTTCATCAGCTTCAGGCGGGATACCTCCACATCCAAATCCATACGCTCCTTGATACGGGGATCTCCGGCACACAGAGCCTTGATCTCGGCAAAGGAAAGTGCTGTTTCGTCCACATCATCGCAGGAGCGCACCGGCGATTTAGAAGTCATGATCTGACTGATGAATTTTTGCTTATTCTCCACCGTCTGCCAGAGGTATGCGTCAAAGGTTCCTTCGGTCACATAGCGGTACACATGGACAAGAGGATTCTGGTTACCCTGGCGCTCGATACGGCCCTTGCGCTGGGCAAGGTCTCCCGGTCTCCACGGACAGTCCAGGTCATGAAGTGCCACCAGACGGTCCTGCACATTGGTGCCTGCGCCCATCTTGGCGGTGCTGCCCAAAAGGACACGCACCTGACCGGTACGGACTTTAGAGAACAACTCCTTTTTCCGCACTTCGGTGTTGGCTTCATGGATAAAAGCAATCTGGTCGGCAGGCATTCCCTGAGCAATGAGTTTCTGACGAATATCGTCATATACCGTAAAGACCGGTTCCTGCTCCGGCAGAGGCACAGCGCCTTCCAATGCGTGAAGCAGTGGATTATCCAGCGTTTTCGCCGCCTTGCTTGCAGGAGCTTTTGCCTGCGGTGTAGAAATGTCGCAGAACACCAGCTGGGTCAGCTTGTCAGCTTTGCCATCCCGCCAGATCTGCATGATGTTGTCCACGCACTGATTGACCTTTGTGCCAGGTTCATCCGGCAGCATCTGGTTGACGATTCTCTGGTCCAGGCCCAGCTTACGGCCATCCGAGGTAATCTTGAGCATATTGTCCTGGGATGGGTCAACGGTTCCGCTGTGTACCAGCGATGCCCGTTCCGAAAGAGCCTTGACCATTTCCTGCTGATGTTCGGTAGGCTGCGCCACGATGTTGTGGTATTCCACCTCCGGGGTGGGCAGGTTCAGTTGGTCGGCAGTCTTGATGTCCGCCACTTCTTTGAACAGGTTCATCAGCTCTGGCAGGTTAAAGAACTTGGAAAACCTTGTTCTTGCCCGGTAGCCGGTTCCCTCCGGTGCCAGCTCCAATGCTGTGACGGTCTCCCCGAATCGGGAAGCCCAGCAGTCGAAGTGGGTCATGTTCAGTTCTTGCAGGCGTTCATACTGAAGGTAACGCTGCATGGTGTAAAGCTCGGTCATGGAGTTGCTGACCGGTGTGCCGGTGGCAAAAATCACGCCACGGTTTCCGGTGATCTCATCCATATAGCGGCATTTGGCAAACATATCGGAGGATTTCTGTGCGTCCGATGTGGAAAGGCCAGCCACATTCCGCATTTTTGTATATAAAAACAGGTTCTTATAGTTGTGAGCCTCGTCTACGAACAATCGGTCTACACCCAGCTGCTCAAAGGTTACCACATCGTCTTTTCGCCCCTCGGCTTGCAGCTTTTCCAGTCTGGCTTCCAGAGATTTTCGGGTACGCTCCAGCTGCTTGACGGTAAAACGCTCGCCGCCGCTGGCCTGCACCTCTGCGATGCCCTCAGTGATCTCGTCGATCTGCTCATAGAGAAGCCTTTCCTGGCGCTCCCGGCTGATGGGGATACGCTCAAACTGGCTGTGTCCCATGATAATGGCATCATAATCACCCGTCGCAATACGAGCGCAGAACTTCTTTCGGTTATGGGTCTCAAAGTCCTTTTTGGTGGTGACCAAGATATTGGCGGAAGGATAGAGGCGCAGAAACTCCGACGCCCACTGCTCGGTCAGGTGGTTTGGAACCACAAAAAGAGATTTCTGGCACAGTCCCAGGCGTTTGGCTTCCATCGCAGCGGCCACCATCTCAAAGGTTTTACCTGCGCCTACTTCGTGTGCCAACAGGGTATTTCCTCCATACAGCACATGGGCGATGGCGCTTTTCTGGTGTTCCCGCAGGGTAATGGCCGGGTTCATCCCTCCAAAAGTGATATGACTGCCATCATATTCACGGGGACGGGTAGAGTTCATTTCTTCGTTGTACTGGCGCACCAAAGTCTGGCGGCGTTCCGGGTCTCTCCAGATCCAGTCCCTAAAGGCTTCCCGGATAGCTTGCTGTTTTTGGGCAGCCAGGGTGGTCTCCTTGGCGTTCAGCACGCGGCGCTCTTTTCCGTCTGCGTCCTCTATGGTGTCATAGATACGGACATCTCGCAGGTTCAGGCTGTCCTCCAAAATCTTGTAGGCATTGGCACGGCTGGTTCCGTAGGTGGTGTAGGCTGCCACATCGTTGTAGGATACGGAAGATTTCCCCTTGATCTGCCATTCAGCGGTAAAGGACGAATAGTTGACCTCGATACTGCGTTGGAGATAAAACGGGGTATTAAAGGTCTCATACATAAACTGCTGGATATATTCCTTGTCAATCCAGGTAGCGCCCAGACGCACCTCGATCTCCGACGCATCCAGGTCTTTGGGCTGGGCGGCGGTAAGAGCTTCCACATTGACTGCATAAACCGGGTCCTGCTGTGCGGCCCGCTGCGCCTGACGCAGTTTGCGGCGTACATTGCCGGAGAGGTATTCATCAGCAGTCACATAATGAGGCGTTCCGTCCTGCTCCAACTGTCCCGGTACACGGAAGATCACGCCTTGCAGTTCTCCAGCCAGTGCTTCTTTTGTTTTTCCGGTAAGCTGGCTCATATAGTCCATATCCACGCAGGCTTTTTCCGAGATGGACACCGCCAGTGCTTCACTTGCCGTATCCACCACAGCCACCGCCTGATGGGGCTTGATGGTCCGCTTGGTGAACATATCTGCCTTACGTTCCAGTTTCCCGTCCTCGTCGATGACTTCCAGCGCACAGAGCAGGTAATAGGAAGAATCATCTGCATAGGCCAGTCGGTTTGCACGGTCATTGATGAGACCGTATTTGGCAGAAAAGCCGTCATAGAGCTGGTTCAGTTCCGACTGCTTCTCCCGAATGGTGCTGTCCGGAACCGCTGCATCCATCTGAAGGTCGATCAGTTCCTGCACACAATCACGCAGTCCCACAAGACCTTTTACACGGGCTTCTGCGGTGGCGTTGAGGTCAGGACGCACCATACAGCTGTTTTCCCGGTAGTACACCTGCCCGTCTACAATGGCATAGGAATAGTTCTTCACATTGGGGTCGGCAGGAATGGAGGTGTCAATAGCTTCGCCTTCGCCCAGCTCCGGCAGCTCTGCCTCCTGATAAGTGCCATGAATATACTTCACCGCATCATGCAGCTGGTCGGAAAGCTCCAGTCCCTCGATAGGGTTTACGGTGTAGTCCATACCATGAGCAGTGCTTACCGGCTCCTGTCTGCCCAGCACCATTTCCGGGTGGTCGATAAAATACCGGTTGATGGCAAATCCGTCCTCCGTCTGTCCGGTTTGAGTCCATTCCGGCACGATGTCCAGCGGGCGGTCCCGCTTTTGGAGGAAGATGATGTCTGATACCACCTCGGCACCGGCATTCTTTTTGAACGCGTCATTCGGCAGACGGATAGCCCCCAGCAGCTCGGCACGCTGGGCAAGATAGCGGCGCACGGTGGAATCCTTGGCGTCCATAGTATAGCGGGAGGTTACAAAAGCCACCACGCCGCCGGGACGCACCTGGTCCAGTGCTTTGGCGAAAAAGTAGTTGTGAATACTGAAATTCAGCTTGTTGTAGGCTTTGTCATTGACCTGATACTGACCGAAAGGTACATTGCCGATGGCAAGGTCAAAGAAGTCACGCCTATCGGTGGTCTCAAAGCCGCCTACTGTGATGTCCGCCTTGGGATAGAGCTGCTTTGCGATGCGCCCGGAAACAGGGTCCAGCTCCACGCCGTACAGACGGCTGTTTCGCATTTTCTCCGGCAGCATACCAAAGAAATTGCCCACACCCATAGACGGCTCCAGAATATTTCCGGTCTCAAATCCCATACGGTCCACCGCTTCATAGATGGCCTGAATGACCGTAGGGCTGGTGTAATGGGCGTTGAGGGTAGAGCTTCTGGCGGCGGCATATTCCTCCGGGGTCAGCAGTTCTTTTAGCTGGGCATACTCTAAAGCCCATACCGGTTTCTCCGGGTCAAACGCATCAGAGAGACCGCCCCAGCCCACATATCGAGAAAGAACCTCCTGCTGTTCGGGGCTTGCCTGCTGTCCGGCAGCTTCCAGCTCTTTCAGCAAACGAATCGCATTGACATTTGCCTGGAACTTGGCTTTCGGACCGCCTTCGCCCAAATGCTCATCGGTAATGCGGAAGTTTTTTGCATTGCGGCGCAGGTTAGCCTTGTATTCCTCATAAGATGCTTCCTCGGCAGCTTTGGCATTGGGGAAGGTCTGCCACTGGCCATTGACCTGAATGGAAACCGGGTGTTCATCCAACACTTCCTCAAAGGTTTTCTCCGGCTCAGTCACAGGGGCTGGTGGCTCCGGCTCCTCGATATGCAGTCGTTCCACCACCACATCATAAGGCAGATTGTTCTTATCGCCCGGATAGACGGCCATGGTCTCGGAATGGAAGGTCGGGGATTCGGTAGCCGGTTGGGGCTGCTCCTGTCCAAAACCGTCCTGCTGACGGGCATACATCCCGCGCAGCAAAGACGCAACCTCATCCCAGCGGAAATACAGCATAGCCAGACGCTTTTCCTCTGCATCCATGACTTCCAGCTCCATGCCCTGTGCCGTGGTACGGTAATCGGCAATATCGCCGGTCTCCAGATTCAGTGTCTCGATCTCACCGGAATAGGCTCTGCTCAGCCAGTAGGCGATCTCGCTGTTGCTCCTGCCGGATTGCAGCAGCGTGGAAATCTGCTTTTTATCCGCTTCATCCATCAGTCCATGAGCCAATACATCCCGCAAGTCCTGATCTGCCTTGTCCGGGTCAGTAGGAAGAAACTCGGTATAGTAAGCATTGCGGCGGTCTGCCCGAAGCAGCTGCTCGAACTGTTCTTTGCGCTCTGCCCGGTAGATGGGATATACCATCCCAGTGGGCAGAAGCTGTACGGTGTCCTCCCGCAGCTCGGTGATCTGATAGGCGTCATCCTCGATATACACGGTATCGCCCACGGCATAGACCGGGGCGGCTGGGTCATAGGAGGTTCTTTGCGGAATTGGGCGGCGAACTGCGTCATATTCCTCATCGGAAATGGAAACTTCGGAAGTCTGCTCTGTCTCGGCATCTGACATCACCTGTTGGATAAACGGGGCATTGTCCAGTTTTTCCGGGTCTGCCACCTGGCCGTTGACGATCCCTCTTTCCTCCAGAGCTTCCCGGATGGCGATTGGGTCGATGTCGTCAA
This window of the Mediterraneibacter butyricigenes genome carries:
- a CDS encoding helix-turn-helix domain-containing protein, with the translated sequence MPIDDLTAFGQKMREARKKKDLTQQELADLSHVSVKQIANIEKGKMNPSYLILRALAKVLHISLDTLINPDISLEDEGVNQMKMLYSSCPPEMRGTLLHHTQETVKELTELSEKFEMN
- a CDS encoding relaxase/mobilization nuclease domain-containing protein; amino-acid sequence: MATTRIMPLHVGKGRTESRAISDIIDYVANPQKTDNGKLITGYACDSRTADAEFLLAKRQYIAATGRVRGADDVIAYHVRQSFKPGEITPEEANRLGVEFAKRFTKGNHAFVVCTHIDKSHIHNHIIWSSVSLEYDRKFRNFWGSTKAVRRLSDTICIENGLSIVENPNPHGKSYNKWLGDQAKPSHRELLRVAIDNALSQSPADFEELLKLLQEYGCEVSKRGKSYRLKLSGWEKAARMDSLGEGYGLEDLRAVLLGKKAHTPRKKTVTRAEPPKINLLVDIQAKLQAGKGAGYTRWAKVFNLKQMAQTMNYLSENNLLEYAVLEEKAAAATAHHNELSAQIKAAEKRMAEIAVLRTHIVNYAKTREVYVAYRKAGYSKKFRGEHEEEILLHQAAKNAFDEMGVKKLPKVKELQTEYAKLLEEKKKTYSEYRRSREEMRELLTAKANVDRVLKMEVEQDVEKEKDHGQR
- a CDS encoding ATP-binding protein produces the protein MIEQLIAEATECDFKVALEIKKPKSWLKSVSAFSNGIGGTLFFGVSDDREPIGLSDVQKDAEAISRLIKERITPLPQFILKPLQEDGKNLLALEVSPGRSTPYYYKADGVMEAYIRVGNESVIAPDYIVNELILKGTNQSFDTLTTDAVKKDYSFTLLEATYLERTGLRFEPSDYVSFGLADKNGFLTNAGKLMTDQHTVYNSRMFCTRWNGLEKGSIFDDALDDKEYEGNLIYLLKSGSEFIRNNSKVRFVKEAQYRVDKPDYAERAVTEALVNALIHRDYIVLGSEIHIDMFDDRVEITSPGGMFGGGSIQEYDIYSIRSMRRNPVIADLFHRMKYMERRGSGLRKIVSETEKLPGYTAAYKPEFSSTATDFRVILKNVNYNLEDDTHQVIHQVTHQDIELSTVSKQILAFCTTPKSKKELAVFCGFKDLRNFTLKHINPLLESGQLEMTIPDKPKSRNQKYITVRSE
- a CDS encoding CD1845 family protein — translated: MKILKCLLMIVTAPVILVLTLFVWLCTGLIYISGLVLGLLSTVIALLGVAVLITYSPQNGVILLVMAFLISPMGLPLAAIWLLSKVQSLKFAIQDWVYG
- a CDS encoding plasmid mobilization protein produces the protein MAKRKRDVPVLFWVSAEELELIHQKMQQYGTENLSAYLRKMALDGYVVKLDLPELKELVSLMRRSSNNLNQLTRKVHETGRVYDADLEDISQRQEQLWEGVKEILTQLSKLS
- a CDS encoding DUF3848 domain-containing protein, with the translated sequence MNTNDLNTALYEKMAAEQDKFRDWLKSQPPEEVLNHAYEYTIREDIVMAMEELELTDTQAQALLESPSPLADVYRYFEKLETGYMDVIRDSIESRADDVCRAKEELRTTPVYPHSAAYASEHGEMAQYNLSYQANSACKEAIEQTISAHYAENRLDTEAAVKDVLEKFGTERVQFILANTIQRKNYDGRISQDNKAWAKNIPTLEDSGASRHCAYLVVDQVNPGLTDLFTRQFRKVAQEQQKSSVLQKLKQELPAHKSAAPKKREPER
- a CDS encoding SNF2-related protein, with protein sequence MPTVQHFITEDEIDAAMTGGSSFAGGKGRIYAFFMANHTDKEKVRFLKDEYGIGGRSHALSGATHSGEDHDGKGLHYKKQDCPDVHLNWEKVAKRITSLVQKGRYLTEQEQAQYDKIQAEKELAEEDTIQAQQPEVEKETPKPTLREQFEQYKTVVTAAISEDTAYRNACGHSDRENAVIEGNAAVRRAVLGSKDMELIRLYSDVPEFRQRLHREVIDETYPKLHELLRPLSQEDIDTAICAWNGNIESKHAVVRYMKDHAREKDTAAWLAQEYGGSNSNSLFVVRAGSPEETQLPWPKVQRRLAQLIQEDRFYTEEEQDRFDDIDPIAIREALEERGIVNGQVADPEKLDNAPFIQQVMSDAETEQTSEVSISDEEYDAVRRPIPQRTSYDPAAPVYAVGDTVYIEDDAYQITELREDTVQLLPTGMVYPIYRAERKEQFEQLLRADRRNAYYTEFLPTDPDKADQDLRDVLAHGLMDEADKKQISTLLQSGRSNSEIAYWLSRAYSGEIETLNLETGDIADYRTTAQGMELEVMDAEEKRLAMLYFRWDEVASLLRGMYARQQDGFGQEQPQPATESPTFHSETMAVYPGDKNNLPYDVVVERLHIEEPEPPAPVTEPEKTFEEVLDEHPVSIQVNGQWQTFPNAKAAEEASYEEYKANLRRNAKNFRITDEHLGEGGPKAKFQANVNAIRLLKELEAAGQQASPEQQEVLSRYVGWGGLSDAFDPEKPVWALEYAQLKELLTPEEYAAARSSTLNAHYTSPTVIQAIYEAVDRMGFETGNILEPSMGVGNFFGMLPEKMRNSRLYGVELDPVSGRIAKQLYPKADITVGGFETTDRRDFFDLAIGNVPFGQYQVNDKAYNKLNFSIHNYFFAKALDQVRPGGVVAFVTSRYTMDAKDSTVRRYLAQRAELLGAIRLPNDAFKKNAGAEVVSDIIFLQKRDRPLDIVPEWTQTGQTEDGFAINRYFIDHPEMVLGRQEPVSTAHGMDYTVNPIEGLELSDQLHDAVKYIHGTYQEAELPELGEGEAIDTSIPADPNVKNYSYAIVDGQVYYRENSCMVRPDLNATAEARVKGLVGLRDCVQELIDLQMDAAVPDSTIREKQSELNQLYDGFSAKYGLINDRANRLAYADDSSYYLLCALEVIDEDGKLERKADMFTKRTIKPHQAVAVVDTASEALAVSISEKACVDMDYMSQLTGKTKEALAGELQGVIFRVPGQLEQDGTPHYVTADEYLSGNVRRKLRQAQRAAQQDPVYAVNVEALTAAQPKDLDASEIEVRLGATWIDKEYIQQFMYETFNTPFYLQRSIEVNYSSFTAEWQIKGKSSVSYNDVAAYTTYGTSRANAYKILEDSLNLRDVRIYDTIEDADGKERRVLNAKETTLAAQKQQAIREAFRDWIWRDPERRQTLVRQYNEEMNSTRPREYDGSHITFGGMNPAITLREHQKSAIAHVLYGGNTLLAHEVGAGKTFEMVAAAMEAKRLGLCQKSLFVVPNHLTEQWASEFLRLYPSANILVTTKKDFETHNRKKFCARIATGDYDAIIMGHSQFERIPISRERQERLLYEQIDEITEGIAEVQASGGERFTVKQLERTRKSLEARLEKLQAEGRKDDVVTFEQLGVDRLFVDEAHNYKNLFLYTKMRNVAGLSTSDAQKSSDMFAKCRYMDEITGNRGVIFATGTPVSNSMTELYTMQRYLQYERLQELNMTHFDCWASRFGETVTALELAPEGTGYRARTRFSKFFNLPELMNLFKEVADIKTADQLNLPTPEVEYHNIVAQPTEHQQEMVKALSERASLVHSGTVDPSQDNMLKITSDGRKLGLDQRIVNQMLPDEPGTKVNQCVDNIMQIWRDGKADKLTQLVFCDISTPQAKAPASKAAKTLDNPLLHALEGAVPLPEQEPVFTVYDDIRQKLIAQGMPADQIAFIHEANTEVRKKELFSKVRTGQVRVLLGSTAKMGAGTNVQDRLVALHDLDCPWRPGDLAQRKGRIERQGNQNPLVHVYRYVTEGTFDAYLWQTVENKQKFISQIMTSKSPVRSCDDVDETALSFAEIKALCAGDPRIKERMDLDVEVSRLKLMKADHQSKQYRLEDQLLKYFPEEIEKHKGFIKGFESDLEVLAAHPHPEDGFAGMEIRGDLLTDKENAGAALLDACKEVKTSDPVQIGSYRGYAMSVEFSAWKQEYTLLLKGQMTHRATLGTDPRGNLTRIDNALAQMPQRLEAAKAQLDNLYQQQAAAKEEVGKPFLYEEELRSKNARLVELDTLLNIDGKGQAHTESVVAKSTRPSVLDTLKRPVQPRSTDKKPKQHEEVR